ACCCAGCCCGGCCAGCCGTCGCCGACGCCTGCGCCGTCGACCGATGCTCCCGGCCAGAGCACCGAACCGCTGATGCGGCCCGACACCAGTGAACCCAGCTGCAGCGACACCCGGTGCGCGCCGTCGGTGATCACGAGGGCGGCCTCGTTGCTCGTCGACTGCGCGTCGGGATCGGTGAGGGTCACCTCGAAGTTGATCCACGGTGCGGCCCGCAGGCACACCGCCTCGGCCCATGAGCCGGCCAGGCTGGGCTCTTCCGGTTTGTCCGGAACGTAGTCGGCACCGTCCGCGCTCACCGTGCGGGCGGCGGCGGTGACGTCCGCGGATGCCGCGGCCGGCGCCACGAGAATCAGCAGCGCGGCCACGGCGGCAGCCGCGCCTATCGATCGCATGTTCATCAGACCTCCCCAAAAGGTCGATAGCGGACATCGCCAGGCGATGCCCTGAATGAACGAGCACCCCAAATGCTCGTCTCCCCAATCTGGAGACTAGCCCATCGCCGCGACGGTCACAATGACCGGACTCAGCGCGTCGGACTAGAATCGTGCGGACGAATGGGTCGGCTGGACGGTCGCGTGGCGCGAGAGCGCACCGAGGAACGTCCGGGCTCCACAGGGCAGGGCGGTGGGTAACACCCACCCGGAGCAATCCGCGAGACAGTGCCACAGAGAGCAGACCGCCGGCTCAGGCCGGTAAGGGTGAAAGGGTGGTGTAAGAGACCACCGGGGTCGTGGTGACACGACCCGCACGGCAAACCTCGCCCGGAGCAAGGCCAGACAGGGGATGTTGACGCGGCTCGCCGAGTCCCCGGGTAGGCCGCTGGAGCGGCACGGCAACGTGTCGCCGAGAGAGATGACCGTCGAAGGGGCATCGCCCCGGAACAGAACCCGGCGTACAGGCCGGCCCATTCGTCGCCCGATCCGGCCCGGTGCGGGTCCGGTGCCGCGCGTCAGTGCACCGACAGTGCCGCGGCGCCGATGATCCCGGCGTTGTTCCGGTGCACGGCCGGGATGATCGGCGTGTCGAGGTCGAGCAGCGGCAGGAACTGATCGGCGTGTTTGGAGACGCCGCCGCCGACGATGAACAGGTCCGGGCTGAGCAGGAACTCGAGGTGGCGGTAGTACCACTGCAGCCGCTTTGCCCACACCGGGAAGCTGAGGTCTTCGCGCTCCATCGCCGAGTACGCCGTCCACGCTTCGGCGTCGCGCTTGTGACCGGCGCGCTGGAGGTGGCCGAGCTCGGAGTTCGGAATGAGCTCGCCGTCGTAGAGCAGCGCGGTGCCGATGCCGGTGCCCAGCGTCGTCAGCAGCACGAGACCGTCGACGTCGCGTGCGGCGCCGTAGCGCGCCTCGGCGACCCCGGCAACATCGGCATCGTTGGCGAAGTGGATCTCGCGTCCGAGTCCGTCTTCGAAGAACTTCTCCGCCTCGAAGCCGATCCACGTGTCGGCGACGTTCGCGGCCGACATCGTCCGGCCGTGCTTCACGATCGCCGGGAAGGCCACCCCGAGCGGGATGTCCGCATCGGTGACCCCCAGCGTGCCCAGGACCTCGCGGACGGCGCGCAGCACGTCATCGGGCTCCGCGCCTCGCGGCGTCGCGACCTTGACCCGATCGCTGAGCAGCTGCCCTGCGCCCAGGTCGACCAGCGCTCCCTTGATGCCGGTTCCGCCGATGTCCACCCCGACGGCGCGGGTCGCGTTCTTCGCCATGCTCCACACCCTACCCAGCGGACGCGGTCCGCTCGTTAGGATCGACACGAGGCCCCACCCTCGGGGCACGGGGAGGGCGCCATGAGCACCGCAGCCGACAAGTACTGGTACAACTTCGCCACCGGCGGGGTGGAGCAGGGTTTCGAGTCGCCGACGATCGATCGGGCCGGTCCATTCGACACTCCGGAGGAGGCCGCACGCGCCCCCGAACTGCTGCGCGAGCGTTCGCGCGCATGGGCCGAGGAAGAGGCGCGCGACGATGCTTGGGGCGCGTCGGGCGGCAACGCCGGCGACACCGAGTCGAAGGACGATCGGAGCGGCCCCTCCGGCCGATAGTCTGATCACGCACCAGCCCGTCAGCCGGCACCCGGAAGGAACCGATGGACAAGCAGCGAGACTTCGTACTCCGCACGATCGAGGAACGCGGCGTGAAGTTCGTCCGCCTCTGGTTCACCGACGTCATCGGCACGCTGAAGTCCGTCGCGATCGCGCCGGCCGAGGTGGAAGGCGCCTTCACCGAGGGCATCGGCTTCGACGGATCGGCGATCGAGGGCTTCACGCGCACCTACGAGTCCGATCTGCTCGCCCATCCCGATCCCACCACGTTCCAGACGCTTCCGTGGCGCGGTGAGATCGA
This DNA window, taken from Microbacterium invictum, encodes the following:
- a CDS encoding LPXTG cell wall anchor domain-containing protein produces the protein MNMRSIGAAAAVAALLILVAPAAASADVTAAARTVSADGADYVPDKPEEPSLAGSWAEAVCLRAAPWINFEVTLTDPDAQSTSNEAALVITDGAHRVSLQLGSLVSGRISGSVLWPGASVDGAGVGDGWPGWVYEDGEWLETAGNFAWTRGDIRAFFRVNPELEVPLAYPDESSGCAAPAGEVSSLAATGGSTAAILPIAGVAAAAVIVGVVVVVSRRRHRV
- the ppgK gene encoding polyphosphate--glucose phosphotransferase, translating into MAKNATRAVGVDIGGTGIKGALVDLGAGQLLSDRVKVATPRGAEPDDVLRAVREVLGTLGVTDADIPLGVAFPAIVKHGRTMSAANVADTWIGFEAEKFFEDGLGREIHFANDADVAGVAEARYGAARDVDGLVLLTTLGTGIGTALLYDGELIPNSELGHLQRAGHKRDAEAWTAYSAMEREDLSFPVWAKRLQWYYRHLEFLLSPDLFIVGGGVSKHADQFLPLLDLDTPIIPAVHRNNAGIIGAAALSVH
- a CDS encoding SPOR domain-containing protein; translation: MSTAADKYWYNFATGGVEQGFESPTIDRAGPFDTPEEAARAPELLRERSRAWAEEEARDDAWGASGGNAGDTESKDDRSGPSGR